From the genome of Paracoccus seriniphilus, one region includes:
- the fmt gene encoding methionyl-tRNA formyltransferase has protein sequence MRIIFMGTPDFSVPALQALAEKHEIVAVYSQPPRAAGRGQKPRPSAVHAAAEKLGLPVRTPTGLRSVEAQAEFAALNADLAVVVAYGLILPQAVLDAPRLGCLNIHASLLPRWRGAAPIHRAILSGDRETGVAIMQMDAGLDTGGVLAQCSTPIGAEETTADLHDRLAAMGAELIVKVVADLPMQAVPQVSEGVTYAQKIDKAEARIDWSRSAVEIDRQIRGLSPFPGAWCEVAGERVKLLRSRLVDGNGAPGELLSGFRVACGQGAVEILEAQRAGKRPMMAEDLLRGWELPQRLG, from the coding sequence ATGCGCATCATTTTCATGGGCACCCCGGATTTTTCTGTGCCCGCACTGCAGGCTCTGGCCGAAAAACATGAAATCGTTGCTGTATATTCCCAACCTCCGCGCGCTGCAGGGCGTGGTCAGAAGCCGCGTCCCTCGGCTGTTCACGCGGCGGCGGAAAAGCTGGGCCTGCCGGTGCGCACACCGACGGGGCTGCGTTCGGTCGAAGCTCAGGCGGAATTTGCCGCGCTGAATGCCGATCTGGCCGTGGTGGTCGCCTATGGGCTGATCCTGCCGCAAGCGGTTCTGGATGCCCCGCGACTAGGCTGCCTGAATATCCATGCCTCCTTGTTGCCGCGCTGGCGCGGGGCGGCTCCGATCCATCGCGCCATCCTGTCGGGGGATCGCGAAACCGGCGTGGCCATCATGCAGATGGATGCCGGACTGGACACCGGTGGCGTGCTTGCGCAGTGCAGCACCCCCATCGGTGCCGAGGAGACCACCGCCGATCTGCATGATCGTCTGGCTGCAATGGGTGCGGAACTGATCGTGAAGGTGGTCGCGGATCTGCCGATGCAGGCGGTTCCCCAGGTCAGCGAAGGCGTCACCTATGCGCAGAAAATCGACAAGGCCGAGGCCCGGATCGACTGGTCGCGGTCCGCAGTCGAGATCGACCGCCAGATTCGTGGTCTGTCGCCCTTTCCCGGTGCCTGGTGTGAAGTTGCGGGCGAGCGCGTGAAACTGCTGCGCAGCCGTCTTGTCGACGGGAATGGTGCGCCCGGAGAATTGCTTTCGGGATTCCGCGTCGCCTGTGGGCAGGGGGCGGTAGAAATTCTCGAAGCGCAGCGCGCGGGAAAACGTCCGATGATGGCCGAAGATCTGCTGCGTGGATGGGAACTGCCACAGCGGCTGGGCTAG
- the mutT gene encoding 8-oxo-dGTP diphosphatase MutT: MKSVLVSAVALIDADGRVLLAQRPEGKSMAGMWEFPGGKVEVGETPEAALIRELQEELGIETWDSCLAPLTFASHQYDSFHLLMPVFACRRWKGIVRPMEGQTLAWVHARDLRNYTMPPADIPLIPALQMWL, encoded by the coding sequence ATGAAATCGGTGCTGGTTTCGGCTGTGGCCCTGATTGATGCCGACGGGCGCGTGCTTCTTGCACAGCGCCCGGAAGGCAAATCCATGGCCGGCATGTGGGAGTTTCCGGGCGGCAAGGTCGAGGTTGGTGAAACGCCGGAAGCGGCCCTGATCCGCGAACTGCAGGAAGAGCTGGGAATCGAAACCTGGGATTCCTGTCTGGCACCGCTGACCTTTGCCAGCCATCAGTATGACAGTTTTCATCTTCTGATGCCGGTCTTTGCCTGCCGCAGGTGGAAGGGAATCGTGCGCCCGATGGAGGGACAGACCCTGGCCTGGGTCCATGCCCGGGATTTGCGCAATTACACCATGCCTCCGGCGGATATTCCGCTGATCCCGGCCTTGCAGATGTGGCTTTAG
- the def gene encoding peptide deformylase, giving the protein MSLRPILIHPDPRLKKVAEPVARVTPEIEALADDMLATMYEAPGVGLAAPQIGILKRIFVMDANRDPEAERQPMVLINPEISWSSEEQNSYDEGCLSIPDQYAEVTRPAQVTMRWLGLDGKLHEQDFDELWATCAQHELDHLNGILFIDHISAIKRQMITRKMVKYKRERARG; this is encoded by the coding sequence ATGAGCCTGCGTCCCATCCTGATCCATCCTGATCCCCGCCTGAAAAAGGTGGCCGAGCCCGTTGCACGCGTCACGCCCGAAATCGAGGCGCTGGCCGACGACATGCTGGCCACCATGTATGAAGCCCCCGGCGTCGGTCTGGCCGCGCCGCAGATCGGAATCCTCAAACGGATTTTCGTCATGGATGCCAATCGCGACCCCGAGGCCGAGCGGCAGCCCATGGTGCTGATCAACCCCGAGATCAGCTGGTCCTCGGAAGAGCAGAATTCATATGACGAAGGCTGCCTGTCGATTCCCGATCAATATGCCGAGGTCACGCGCCCTGCGCAGGTGACCATGCGCTGGCTGGGCCTGGACGGCAAATTGCACGAGCAGGATTTCGACGAGCTATGGGCCACCTGTGCCCAGCATGAGCTGGACCATCTGAACGGCATCCTGTTCATCGACCATATCTCGGCGATCAAGCGTCAGATGATCACCCGCAAGATGGTCAAATACAAACGCGAACGCGCCCGCGGCTGA
- a CDS encoding peptidylprolyl isomerase — MLKPSILAAFTLMAPLLSPAMAAAQDKGADTVVATVNGQAITLGQMIVMKQSVQDPQMAGLPDQALWDMMLDQLIRQTAVAGTGKENAGVRAQMELQRRNTLATAAVTQIAEIEPTEDEIQSTYEKMFGSVEPSTEYSAAHILVETEEEAKEIKSELDGGADFGTLAEERSTGPSGPNKGDLGWFTAEQMVPPFAEAVKALDKGEVSDPVKTDFGWHVIKLNDTRLREAPTLDEVREQVIQMVRRGKVEAAIESIVAEAKIEKVEGIEPAMMNDTDLLEAE; from the coding sequence ATGCTGAAACCGTCTATTCTGGCCGCTTTCACCCTGATGGCACCGCTGCTGTCGCCCGCAATGGCTGCAGCACAGGACAAGGGCGCGGATACCGTGGTGGCCACCGTGAACGGTCAGGCGATCACTTTGGGGCAAATGATCGTGATGAAGCAGTCGGTTCAGGATCCGCAGATGGCGGGGTTGCCGGATCAGGCGCTGTGGGACATGATGCTGGACCAGCTGATCCGTCAGACCGCCGTGGCCGGCACCGGCAAGGAAAACGCCGGCGTACGTGCCCAGATGGAGCTTCAGCGTCGCAATACCCTTGCAACTGCGGCGGTGACGCAGATTGCCGAGATCGAGCCGACCGAGGACGAAATTCAGTCCACCTATGAAAAGATGTTCGGCAGTGTCGAGCCAAGCACCGAGTATTCGGCAGCGCATATCCTGGTCGAGACCGAAGAAGAGGCCAAGGAAATCAAGTCCGAACTGGACGGTGGTGCCGATTTCGGAACTCTGGCCGAAGAACGTTCGACCGGCCCCAGCGGGCCCAACAAGGGCGATCTGGGCTGGTTCACGGCCGAGCAGATGGTTCCGCCCTTCGCCGAGGCGGTCAAGGCGCTGGACAAGGGAGAGGTGTCGGACCCGGTGAAAACCGATTTCGGCTGGCATGTCATCAAGCTGAACGACACGCGGCTGCGCGAAGCACCGACGCTGGACGAGGTGCGTGAGCAGGTCATACAGATGGTCCGCCGCGGCAAGGTCGAAGCTGCCATCGAAAGCATCGTTGCCGAAGCCAAGATCGAAAAGGTCGAAGGCATCGAACCCGCGATGATGAACGACACCGATCTGCTGGAGGCCGAATGA
- the def gene encoding peptide deformylase: protein MTIRAFLPYADPRLHRPAAAVETVNETVRMIWDDMIDTMEAMPGVGLAAPQIGIMMRLAVVDASEKRGQAVRMANPEILHRSVKLRSHEEASPNLPGVSAPIERPRAVTVRFLNADGELEERDFVGLWATSVQHQCDHLDGRLYVDHLSPLRRKMLVQKSAKLARRG, encoded by the coding sequence ATGACCATTCGCGCCTTCCTGCCCTATGCCGATCCCAGGCTGCATCGTCCGGCCGCCGCGGTCGAAACGGTCAATGAAACCGTCCGGATGATCTGGGATGACATGATCGACACGATGGAGGCCATGCCCGGCGTCGGGCTGGCCGCGCCGCAGATCGGGATCATGATGCGCCTTGCGGTGGTCGATGCCTCGGAAAAGCGCGGGCAGGCGGTCCGCATGGCCAATCCGGAAATCCTGCATCGCAGCGTCAAGCTGCGCAGCCACGAGGAAGCCAGCCCGAATCTTCCCGGCGTCTCGGCGCCCATCGAACGTCCGCGCGCGGTGACGGTGCGTTTCCTCAATGCCGATGGCGAGCTTGAGGAACGCGATTTCGTCGGGCTTTGGGCGACCAGCGTTCAGCATCAATGCGATCACCTGGACGGCCGTCTTTACGTCGACCACCTCTCGCCGCTGCGCCGCAAGATGCTGGTTCAGAAATCTGCCAAACTCGCACGCCGCGGCTGA
- a CDS encoding MalY/PatB family protein has product MSNPDFDQKIDRVGTRCAKWDDMEAAYGVSGADGGLAMWIADMDFRPPAAVQRAVEATAAHGIYGYPGAHQPYLDAIQWWMKNRHGWDIETGWILTTAGLVNAVAMALNAYTKQGDGVIVMSPVYHAFGRVIRAGGRELVELPLAQQDDGYVMDWSRWEMMLTGNERLMILCSPHNPGGRVWTEEELRQVADFCTRHDLILVSDDIHCDLVYPGHKHHMIADLVPDISDRLVTLTAATKTFNIAGAHIGNVIIANDDLRQRFKGALMAAAISPGLFGMDMVTAAYSPEGAEWVDALMAYLDENRRLFDDGINAIPGLRSMPLQATYLSWVDFSGTGMSRAEFTARVEQGARIAANHGPTFGQGGNDFLRFNIATPRSNVVEAVTRLQAAFADLQ; this is encoded by the coding sequence ATGAGCAATCCCGATTTCGACCAAAAGATCGACCGCGTCGGCACGCGCTGCGCGAAATGGGACGATATGGAAGCAGCCTATGGCGTATCCGGCGCCGATGGCGGTTTGGCCATGTGGATTGCGGATATGGATTTCCGGCCCCCCGCCGCGGTTCAGCGCGCGGTCGAGGCCACGGCGGCGCATGGGATCTATGGCTACCCTGGGGCGCATCAGCCCTATCTGGACGCCATCCAGTGGTGGATGAAGAACCGCCATGGCTGGGATATCGAGACCGGCTGGATCCTGACGACTGCCGGTCTGGTCAATGCCGTGGCCATGGCGCTGAACGCCTATACGAAACAGGGCGACGGCGTGATCGTCATGAGCCCCGTCTATCACGCCTTCGGACGGGTGATCCGCGCGGGCGGGCGGGAACTGGTCGAACTGCCGCTGGCGCAACAGGATGATGGCTACGTCATGGACTGGTCGCGCTGGGAAATGATGCTGACCGGAAATGAACGGCTGATGATCCTGTGTTCGCCCCATAATCCCGGTGGCAGGGTCTGGACCGAGGAAGAATTGCGTCAGGTTGCGGATTTCTGCACCCGCCACGATCTGATCCTTGTCTCTGACGACATCCATTGCGATCTGGTCTATCCGGGGCACAAGCATCACATGATCGCGGATCTGGTCCCCGACATCAGCGACCGCCTTGTAACGCTGACCGCCGCCACAAAGACCTTCAATATCGCCGGCGCCCATATCGGCAATGTGATCATCGCCAATGACGACCTGCGCCAGCGTTTCAAGGGCGCGCTGATGGCAGCGGCAATCTCGCCCGGACTGTTCGGCATGGATATGGTCACCGCCGCCTATTCGCCTGAAGGCGCCGAATGGGTCGATGCCCTGATGGCCTATCTGGATGAAAACCGCCGCCTGTTCGATGACGGCATCAACGCCATTCCGGGGCTGCGCTCGATGCCGCTGCAGGCCACCTATCTGTCATGGGTCGATTTCTCGGGCACCGGCATGTCGCGCGCCGAATTCACCGCCCGTGTCGAGCAAGGCGCGCGCATCGCCGCAAATCACGGCCCGACTTTCGGTCAGGGCGGCAATGATTTCCTGCGGTTCAACATCGCCACACCGCGCAGCAATGTGGTCGAGGCCGTCACGCGGCTGCAGGCGGCCTTTGCCGATCTGCAGTGA
- the secA gene encoding preprotein translocase subunit SecA: MLGIGNLAKKVFGTPNDRKVKSTRGLIARINALEEEFQALSDEALIEKTREFQKRVAGGEDLDSLLPEAFANCREGARRALGLRAFDTQLMGGIFLHQGNIAEMKTGEGKTLVATFPAYLNALTGKGVHVVTVNDYLARRDAEWMGKVFTQLGMTSGAVYPFQPESEKRVAYQADVTYSTNNELGFDYLRDNMKGSVEEMLQRGHHYAIVDEVDSILIDEARTPLIISGPSQDRSELYLTLDKYIPQLTEEHYKLDEKARNATFTEEGNEFLEQKLAADGILPEGQTLYDPESTTIVHHANQALRAHKLFQKDQHYMIRDGEVALIDEFTGRMMKGRRLSDGLHQAIEAKEGVDIQPENVTLASVTFQNYFRLYEKLSGMTGTASTEAEEFAEIYKLGVVEVPTNRPIQRIDEHDRVYRTAGEKYAAVIEAIKEAHAKGQPTLVGTTSIEKSEMLSALLTKDGVPHNVLNARQHEAEAQIVADAGKPGAVTIATNMAGRGTDIQLGGNVEIKVMEALKANPEANPDELRARIEAEHAADKQKVLEAGGLFVLGTERHESRRIDNQLRGRSGRQGDPGRSLFFLSLDDDLMRIFGSERLDKVLSSLGMKEGEAIVHPWVNKSLERAQAKVEGRNFDIRKQLLKFDDVMNDQRKAIFSQRREIMDSDEVGDIADDMRHQVIDDLVDEFMPPKSYADQWDIEGLKAGVRDKLNMNLPLREWADEEGVDQEIMRERIEEATDKYMAEKAEAFGAENMRTIEKQVLLQMIDQKWREHLVTLEHLRSVVGFRGYAQRDPLSEYKTEAFQLFEMLLDSLRGDVTQRLAQIRPLTEAEREEMLRQMAEQQKSAQEHLTMEHGADKQSSDDADAPTPLIEGFDENDPSTWGNPSRNDPCPCGSGKKFKHCHGAI; the protein is encoded by the coding sequence ATGCTCGGCATTGGAAATCTGGCGAAAAAGGTCTTCGGCACGCCGAACGACCGCAAGGTGAAATCAACACGCGGTCTGATTGCGCGGATCAACGCCCTGGAGGAAGAGTTCCAGGCCCTGTCCGACGAGGCATTGATCGAAAAGACCCGCGAATTCCAGAAGCGCGTCGCCGGAGGAGAGGATCTCGACTCGCTTCTGCCCGAGGCTTTCGCCAACTGTCGCGAAGGCGCGCGCCGTGCCCTTGGCCTGCGGGCCTTCGACACGCAGCTGATGGGCGGCATCTTCCTGCATCAGGGCAATATCGCCGAGATGAAGACTGGTGAGGGCAAGACGCTGGTCGCGACCTTCCCCGCCTATCTGAACGCCCTGACCGGCAAGGGCGTGCATGTCGTCACGGTGAATGATTACCTGGCCCGGCGTGACGCGGAATGGATGGGCAAGGTCTTTACACAACTGGGCATGACCAGCGGTGCCGTCTATCCGTTTCAGCCCGAATCCGAAAAGCGCGTCGCCTATCAGGCCGATGTGACCTATTCGACCAACAACGAACTGGGCTTTGACTATCTGCGCGACAACATGAAGGGCAGCGTCGAAGAGATGCTGCAGCGCGGCCATCATTACGCCATCGTGGATGAGGTCGACAGCATCCTGATCGACGAGGCCCGCACGCCGCTGATCATTTCCGGGCCATCACAGGACCGTTCGGAACTCTATCTGACGCTGGACAAGTATATCCCGCAGCTGACCGAAGAACATTACAAGCTGGACGAAAAGGCCCGCAACGCGACCTTTACCGAAGAGGGCAACGAGTTCCTGGAACAGAAACTGGCCGCCGACGGCATCCTGCCCGAAGGCCAGACCCTGTATGATCCCGAGTCCACCACCATCGTGCATCACGCCAATCAGGCGCTGCGTGCACACAAGCTGTTCCAGAAGGATCAGCACTATATGATCCGCGACGGCGAAGTGGCGCTGATCGACGAATTCACCGGCCGGATGATGAAGGGGCGTCGTCTCTCTGACGGGTTGCATCAGGCCATCGAGGCCAAGGAAGGCGTCGATATCCAGCCTGAGAACGTGACGCTGGCCAGCGTCACCTTCCAGAACTATTTCCGCCTTTACGAAAAACTGTCAGGCATGACCGGCACGGCATCGACCGAGGCCGAGGAATTCGCGGAAATCTACAAGCTGGGCGTGGTCGAGGTTCCCACCAACCGCCCCATCCAGCGGATTGATGAACATGACCGCGTCTATCGCACCGCTGGCGAGAAATATGCCGCCGTCATCGAGGCCATCAAGGAAGCCCACGCCAAGGGGCAACCGACGCTGGTCGGCACCACCAGCATCGAGAAATCCGAGATGCTGTCTGCCCTGCTGACCAAGGATGGCGTTCCCCATAACGTCCTGAACGCCCGTCAGCACGAGGCCGAGGCCCAGATCGTTGCCGATGCCGGCAAGCCCGGCGCCGTCACGATCGCCACCAACATGGCAGGGCGCGGCACCGACATCCAGCTGGGCGGAAATGTCGAGATCAAGGTCATGGAGGCCCTGAAGGCCAACCCCGAGGCCAATCCCGACGAACTGCGCGCCCGCATCGAGGCCGAACATGCCGCCGACAAGCAAAAGGTGCTTGAGGCCGGCGGGCTGTTCGTTCTGGGAACCGAGCGCCACGAAAGCCGGCGGATCGACAATCAGCTGCGCGGTCGTTCCGGTCGCCAGGGCGACCCGGGCCGTTCGCTGTTCTTCCTGTCGCTGGACGACGACCTGATGCGCATCTTCGGGTCCGAGCGTCTGGACAAGGTCCTGTCCTCGCTGGGAATGAAGGAAGGCGAGGCCATCGTGCACCCCTGGGTGAACAAGTCGCTGGAACGTGCCCAGGCCAAGGTCGAGGGACGCAACTTCGACATCCGCAAGCAATTGCTGAAATTCGATGACGTCATGAACGACCAGCGCAAGGCCATCTTCAGCCAGCGCCGCGAGATCATGGACAGCGACGAGGTCGGCGATATCGCGGATGACATGCGCCATCAGGTCATCGACGATCTGGTCGATGAGTTCATGCCGCCCAAATCCTATGCTGATCAATGGGATATCGAAGGACTGAAAGCCGGAGTCCGCGACAAGCTGAACATGAACCTGCCGTTGCGGGAATGGGCAGATGAGGAAGGCGTCGACCAGGAGATCATGCGCGAGCGGATCGAGGAAGCCACCGACAAATACATGGCCGAGAAAGCCGAGGCCTTCGGCGCCGAGAACATGCGCACCATCGAGAAGCAGGTGCTGCTGCAGATGATCGACCAGAAATGGCGCGAACATCTGGTTACGCTGGAACATCTGCGCTCGGTCGTGGGCTTCCGTGGCTATGCGCAGCGCGACCCGCTGTCGGAATACAAGACCGAAGCCTTCCAGCTGTTCGAAATGCTGCTGGACAGCCTGCGCGGCGATGTCACCCAGCGTCTTGCCCAAATCCGCCCGCTGACAGAGGCCGAGCGAGAGGAAATGCTGCGCCAGATGGCAGAACAGCAGAAATCGGCGCAAGAGCATCTGACCATGGAGCATGGCGCGGACAAGCAATCCAGCGATGATGCCGATGCCCCCACGCCGCTGATCGAAGGATTCGACGAGAACGATCCTTCGACCTGGGGCAATCCTTCACGCAACGATCCCTGCCCCTGCGGGTCGGGCAAGAAGTTCAAGCATTGCCACGGCGCGATCTGA
- the argJ gene encoding bifunctional glutamate N-acetyltransferase/amino-acid acetyltransferase ArgJ, whose protein sequence is MMGKAGLAVSPLAPAAFPDLPVIDGVEFSSAAAGVKYQDRTDVTLIRIAAGSAVAGAFTRSSTRAACVLDNQAKLAAGGAAPEGAAIIVNSGNANAFTGARGQESVDAVTQAVAQALGIDANRVFSSSTGVIGEPLPHERIVAAVDGLARDLRKDGAADAARAIMTTDTFPKGASASLSVGGGEIHIAGIAKGSGMIAPDMATMLVYIFTDARIEAGLLQQALSGGLDSSFNAITVDSDTSTSDALILAATGRSATPEIADLDSPAGQAFVEALHGVMRELAHLVVRDGEGATKFVEVQVTGADSTEDARKVAFAIANSPLVKTAIAGEDANWGRIVMAVGKSGARADRDLLTIRFGDMVLAEKGWRSPDYDEEAASAYMKQQELLIAVDLGLGQGAQTVWTCDLTHGYVDINADYRS, encoded by the coding sequence ATGATGGGCAAGGCCGGGCTCGCTGTTTCTCCGCTTGCACCTGCCGCCTTTCCCGACCTGCCGGTGATCGACGGAGTTGAATTTTCCAGCGCGGCGGCAGGGGTCAAATACCAGGATCGCACAGATGTGACCCTGATCCGCATCGCGGCAGGTTCGGCGGTCGCGGGGGCCTTCACGCGGTCGTCCACGCGGGCGGCCTGCGTTCTGGACAATCAGGCCAAACTGGCCGCCGGCGGTGCAGCGCCCGAGGGTGCGGCCATCATCGTGAATTCGGGCAATGCCAATGCATTCACGGGTGCGCGCGGTCAGGAATCGGTGGATGCCGTTACGCAGGCAGTCGCGCAGGCGCTGGGGATTGACGCCAATCGGGTGTTTTCTTCGTCGACCGGCGTGATCGGAGAGCCGCTGCCGCATGAGCGGATCGTGGCTGCGGTTGACGGTCTGGCGCGTGATCTTCGCAAGGATGGTGCTGCCGATGCCGCCCGGGCCATCATGACGACCGACACCTTTCCCAAGGGCGCTTCGGCCAGCCTTTCGGTCGGTGGCGGCGAAATCCATATCGCGGGGATCGCCAAGGGCTCGGGCATGATCGCACCTGACATGGCGACCATGCTGGTCTATATCTTCACCGATGCGCGGATCGAGGCCGGTCTGTTGCAGCAGGCCCTGTCGGGCGGGCTGGACAGCAGCTTCAACGCCATCACTGTCGACAGCGATACCTCGACCTCGGATGCGCTGATCCTGGCGGCGACCGGGCGCAGTGCAACACCGGAAATCGCCGATCTGGACAGTCCCGCAGGGCAAGCCTTTGTTGAGGCCCTGCATGGCGTCATGCGGGAATTGGCACATCTGGTTGTGCGTGACGGCGAGGGCGCCACGAAATTCGTCGAGGTTCAGGTCACCGGTGCAGACAGCACGGAAGATGCCAGGAAAGTGGCTTTCGCCATTGCGAATTCTCCGCTGGTCAAAACCGCCATCGCCGGTGAGGACGCAAATTGGGGCCGGATCGTCATGGCCGTCGGGAAATCCGGTGCCAGGGCGGACAGGGATCTCTTGACCATCCGCTTTGGCGATATGGTTCTGGCCGAGAAGGGCTGGCGTTCCCCGGACTATGATGAAGAGGCGGCCAGCGCCTACATGAAACAGCAGGAACTGCTGATCGCTGTCGATCTTGGTCTGGGGCAGGGAGCGCAGACCGTCTGGACCTGCGATCTGACGCATGGATATGTGGATATCAATGCGGATTACCGGTCATGA